A window from Nitrospiraceae bacterium encodes these proteins:
- the ccsA gene encoding cytochrome c biogenesis protein CcsA: protein MIIEIGHFSVIVALVLSVFGMASAVLALQTRNPDWARSGRMAITLIFVLLGVGMLSLVYAFIIRDFSVLYVANNSNSKLPFFYTVAAVWGGHEGSLLLWVFILSVFSTLAVWLHWRTQPAIMPYLIGVESAIIFGFLCLIIFLSSPFERLLPVPLDGKDLNPLLQDPAMVMHPPMLYMGYVGFSIPFSFAMAALFSGRLGEEWIKVTQRWSMFAWMCLTTGILLGG, encoded by the coding sequence ATGATTATTGAAATTGGACATTTTTCGGTCATTGTGGCCCTCGTGCTGTCAGTCTTTGGCATGGCCAGCGCCGTATTGGCCCTCCAAACCCGCAACCCCGATTGGGCCCGCTCCGGGCGCATGGCCATCACCCTCATCTTTGTTCTGCTGGGAGTGGGCATGCTCTCCCTGGTCTATGCCTTTATCATACGGGACTTCTCGGTTCTCTATGTCGCCAACAATTCCAATTCGAAACTCCCGTTTTTTTACACTGTCGCGGCGGTCTGGGGTGGGCATGAGGGCTCGCTCCTGCTCTGGGTCTTTATTCTTTCCGTCTTCAGCACTCTGGCCGTCTGGCTGCATTGGCGCACCCAGCCCGCCATCATGCCGTATTTGATTGGCGTGGAATCCGCCATCATCTTCGGTTTTTTATGTTTAATTATCTTTCTCTCCAGTCCGTTTGAACGTCTCCTCCCCGTCCCTCTCGATGGCAAGGATTTGAATCCATTGCTGCAAGACCCGGCAATGGTCATGCACCCCCCCATGCTCTATATGGGTTATGTGGGCTTTTCCATTCCATTTTCCTTTGCCATGGCGGCATTATTTTCCGGGCGATTGGGAGAGGAATGGATCAAGGTCACGCAGCGATGGAGCATGTTTGCCTGGATGTGCCTAACGACCGGCATTCTGCTCGGCGGCT
- the ccmE gene encoding cytochrome c maturation protein CcmE gives MGTKNKKIAIIVSILLVAGSLGYLAFGNFGENIVYFVTPSEVKAFTAEAYNKKVRVGGMVVKGSLKTQPEPVGLTFELTDGATTIPVAFQGIPPDLFKEGQGAVVEGQWRDGRTFHSTMIMAKHSEDYMPMELKRAGVELPKKDFMKTLSP, from the coding sequence TTGGGCACAAAGAATAAAAAGATCGCCATCATCGTCAGCATCCTCCTGGTTGCCGGATCACTCGGCTATCTTGCGTTTGGAAATTTCGGTGAAAATATCGTGTACTTCGTCACGCCCTCCGAGGTGAAAGCCTTTACGGCCGAAGCCTATAACAAAAAAGTTCGTGTGGGTGGAATGGTGGTTAAAGGTAGCCTCAAAACCCAACCCGAGCCGGTGGGTCTGACGTTTGAGCTCACAGATGGTGCCACTACTATTCCTGTCGCGTTTCAGGGAATTCCTCCAGACCTGTTCAAGGAGGGACAAGGGGCAGTGGTGGAAGGCCAATGGCGGGACGGCCGGACGTTTCATTCCACGATGATCATGGCCAAGCATTCCGAGGACTACATGCCCATGGAACTCAAACGCGCGGGTGTGGAGCTTCCCAAAAAAGATTTTATGAAAACCCTCTCACCGTAA
- a CDS encoding cytochrome c maturation protein CcmE — translation MTGLYTRWALILGATLLLAILTYQHYQQHLSTLSMGMLLSSPPVTQPVRIQGMVKSGTLQGDVEHGQATFEFVDGDASLAVEYHGPPLENIRELKTLVLIGRWDGQAQVFRAQDTALINNFGFVAAAYLISVLALGWMVFAMSQRVMVLFKEIKESKLYEPEADSLGHKE, via the coding sequence ATGACCGGGTTATATACACGCTGGGCGTTGATTCTGGGGGCAACCCTCCTTCTCGCCATCCTGACCTATCAGCACTACCAGCAACACTTATCCACCTTGTCCATGGGAATGCTCCTGAGCAGTCCTCCGGTTACCCAACCGGTCAGGATACAAGGGATGGTCAAAAGTGGTACCTTGCAGGGTGACGTGGAACATGGTCAGGCCACATTTGAATTTGTGGATGGGGATGCCAGCCTTGCTGTGGAATACCACGGTCCTCCACTGGAAAACATTCGCGAATTGAAAACCCTGGTTCTCATCGGGCGCTGGGACGGCCAGGCACAGGTTTTTCGCGCGCAGGACACCGCATTGATTAATAATTTTGGATTTGTGGCCGCCGCCTACCTGATTTCCGTCCTGGCATTGGGGTGGATGGTATTTGCCATGAGCCAAAGAGTCATGGTTTTATTTAAAGAGATCAAGGAATCTAAACTTTACGAACCAGAGGCAGACTCCCTTGGGCACAAAGAATAA
- the ccsA gene encoding cytochrome c biogenesis protein CcsA: MINRIIRQIQRYKGWFGGGAALCIFVGLYIGLLASPPDYYQGELVRIMYVHVPLAHTSTLAYSVLFFGSIWYLWKRDPLVDNMCQASASICALFTSLALVTGSIWAKPTWNTWWTWDPRLVSFTVLLLILGGYIMLRRLVDDRVQGGRYAAILAIVGGIDLPIIKFSVEWWRTLHQPMSFSTRGVSISEDILVPLTLMSIGCWLLFAYMVMVRTQILYLTDLLHAKKGRFLSQTHFSQTTS, translated from the coding sequence ATGATCAATCGCATTATTCGTCAGATTCAACGCTATAAAGGATGGTTCGGCGGAGGAGCCGCTCTTTGCATCTTTGTAGGCTTGTATATCGGCTTGCTCGCCTCACCGCCTGATTATTATCAAGGGGAACTGGTCCGGATCATGTATGTGCATGTGCCACTGGCTCACACAAGCACGTTGGCCTATTCCGTATTATTTTTCGGGAGTATCTGGTATTTGTGGAAGCGGGATCCGCTTGTGGATAACATGTGCCAGGCCTCGGCAAGCATTTGTGCCCTCTTTACCTCCCTTGCCCTCGTCACCGGTTCGATCTGGGCCAAGCCCACATGGAACACCTGGTGGACCTGGGACCCACGTCTCGTCTCGTTTACGGTGCTCCTCCTGATTTTAGGGGGGTACATCATGCTCCGGCGCCTCGTGGATGACCGGGTGCAGGGTGGCCGCTATGCAGCAATTCTGGCTATTGTCGGAGGCATCGATCTGCCCATCATCAAATTTTCGGTGGAATGGTGGAGAACACTCCACCAACCCATGTCGTTCTCCACCAGAGGAGTCAGCATTTCAGAAGACATTCTGGTCCCCCTGACGTTAATGAGCATCGGCTGTTGGTTATTGTTTGCCTATATGGTAATGGTCCGCACTCAAATTTTGTACTTGACTGATTTATTGCATGCCAAAAAAGGACGCTTTCTCAGTCAAACCCATTTTTCTCAGACGACTTCATGA
- a CDS encoding heme exporter protein CcmB, whose translation MPFFKTIRWVVWKDLISEWRTRETMSSMLFFALIVILVFSFSFSMDQDAARQLIAGIIWVAFTFTGIIGLGKSFTSELQNDCLESLQMCPAPKGAIYLGKVAANFLFMLSVEILLFPLFVLFFNLDVIEAVGTLLIIFFLATLGLSAVGTLFSALTVQIRAREVMLPVLLLPLAVPVMIAAVEATRGALSGDPFSFYSQWLQLLIIFDIIFTVVSFWLFEFILDS comes from the coding sequence ATGCCATTTTTTAAAACAATTCGCTGGGTCGTCTGGAAGGACCTGATCAGTGAATGGCGGACACGGGAAACCATGTCGTCCATGCTGTTCTTTGCCCTCATTGTTATTCTGGTATTTAGCTTCAGCTTTTCCATGGACCAGGATGCGGCACGCCAATTGATCGCGGGAATCATCTGGGTCGCCTTTACTTTTACGGGCATTATCGGCTTAGGAAAATCCTTTACCTCCGAATTGCAAAACGATTGTCTGGAGTCCCTGCAAATGTGCCCCGCTCCCAAGGGTGCCATTTATCTCGGAAAAGTCGCGGCCAATTTCCTCTTCATGCTCTCAGTCGAAATCCTCTTATTTCCCCTGTTCGTCTTATTCTTTAATCTGGATGTCATTGAAGCCGTTGGAACCCTTTTGATCATATTTTTTCTGGCCACCTTGGGGTTATCGGCCGTCGGCACGCTCTTTTCAGCCTTAACCGTGCAGATTCGAGCCCGGGAAGTTATGCTCCCCGTCCTCCTTCTGCCCCTGGCCGTTCCGGTGATGATCGCGGCCGTAGAAGCCACACGCGGCGCCTTAAGTGGAGACCCATTTTCTTTTTACTCGCAATGGCTCCAACTCTTGATCATCTTTGACATAATTTTCACCGTCGTCTCATTCTGGTTATTTGAATTTATTCTCGACTCATAA
- the ccmA gene encoding heme ABC exporter ATP-binding protein CcmA: MIAIQVSNLSKAYGFYRIFEDLSFDIYPGECFALFGPNGAGKTTLLRILATLQAPSHGQFTIFGQDGVAQKDTVREIIMLIAHGSHLYDELSATENLQFALGLRGQTPSPPQIKRALDRTGIGAFADLKIRQFSAGMKKRLDFAKTILAQPQLLLLDEPYNALDHDGVAITNQLIQETLDRDGTVFMTTHDRDKATQIASRGGILKGGHLQLLSPEQLTTDAIF; the protein is encoded by the coding sequence ATGATCGCTATTCAGGTCAGCAATCTTTCCAAAGCCTACGGTTTCTATCGTATTTTTGAGGATCTGTCTTTTGACATTTATCCAGGAGAGTGCTTTGCCTTATTTGGCCCCAACGGGGCGGGAAAAACGACGTTACTCCGGATTTTAGCCACCCTCCAAGCGCCCTCTCATGGTCAGTTTACCATTTTTGGCCAGGATGGCGTGGCACAGAAGGATACCGTTCGAGAAATCATCATGCTGATCGCCCACGGCTCCCATTTATATGATGAACTGAGTGCGACCGAAAACCTCCAATTTGCCCTGGGCCTGCGGGGGCAAACCCCATCTCCACCTCAAATCAAACGGGCATTGGATCGAACAGGCATCGGGGCTTTTGCCGACCTCAAAATACGTCAATTTTCTGCCGGGATGAAAAAGCGACTGGATTTCGCAAAAACCATTTTGGCTCAGCCCCAACTCCTTCTGCTCGATGAGCCTTACAACGCCTTGGATCATGACGGGGTGGCTATCACCAACCAGCTTATTCAGGAAACGCTGGACCGCGACGGCACCGTGTTCATGACCACGCATGACCGTGACAAGGCCACCCAAATCGCTAGTCGGGGCGGAATTCTCAAAGGCGGACACCTTCAACTTCTCTCCCCTGAGCAACTCACCACCGATGCCATTTTTTAA
- a CDS encoding TlpA family protein disulfide reductase has protein sequence MGIFCLLLGCDSGYSESSTREAPSSHSVASRPSKGSPAPDFRLMDMKGKPVSLSDFKGKVVLLNFWATWCGPCRIEMPAMEALYRSMRSKGLEIVAVSVDQQGTAVTRPFQEAMGLSFPILHDQDYEVGLTYGARTLPMTFAIDRQGIIRQVVFGSRDWNSPEARRGIAEVLQESIPESSQRM, from the coding sequence ATGGGGATTTTTTGTCTTCTTCTAGGCTGCGATTCCGGCTATTCTGAAAGCTCTACTAGGGAAGCACCATCGTCCCATTCTGTCGCTTCCCGTCCTTCAAAGGGATCCCCCGCTCCGGATTTTCGCCTGATGGATATGAAAGGAAAGCCTGTTTCGCTTTCCGATTTTAAGGGAAAAGTGGTGTTGCTGAATTTTTGGGCGACCTGGTGTGGGCCGTGCCGGATTGAAATGCCCGCAATGGAGGCTTTGTATCGCAGTATGCGATCGAAAGGGTTGGAAATTGTGGCGGTCTCCGTTGACCAACAGGGCACTGCCGTGACAAGGCCTTTTCAGGAGGCGATGGGCTTAAGTTTTCCTATCTTGCATGATCAGGATTATGAGGTAGGGTTGACCTATGGCGCACGTACGCTCCCTATGACCTTTGCAATCGATCGTCAAGGCATCATCCGGCAGGTGGTCTTCGGTTCCCGTGATTGGAACAGCCCCGAAGCTCGCAGGGGAATTGCCGAGGTCCTTCAAGAGTCGATTCCCGAGTCTTCCCAACGGATGTAA
- a CDS encoding cytochrome c biogenesis protein CcdA, protein MIDSISQVSLLAAFSAGLLSFVSPCVLPLVPSYLSYITGLSVENLAKAEERERFKSAIILNALLFVAGFSTVFIAFGASASLMGQLLYDYQDVIRKVGGVLIIVFGLYLLGILKLSFFMTERRLMHFETRPVGYLGSFLIGTAFAAGWTPCVGPVLGAILAYASTTESMSSGVMLLSAYSVGLGLPFFLTAFGMDTFLSYFKNLRSYLGGVSFISGGLLVMVGIMIYADSLTLITSFLERNGIGWYIGQ, encoded by the coding sequence ATGATTGATTCGATCAGCCAGGTGTCTTTGCTTGCGGCGTTTAGTGCCGGACTATTGTCTTTTGTTTCCCCCTGCGTCCTCCCCCTCGTCCCTTCCTATCTGTCCTATATCACCGGGCTCTCGGTGGAAAATCTCGCGAAAGCTGAAGAGCGGGAGCGATTTAAGTCGGCGATTATCCTCAATGCGCTGTTGTTTGTTGCAGGGTTTTCCACGGTCTTCATCGCGTTTGGGGCATCCGCCAGCCTGATGGGACAATTGTTGTATGACTATCAAGACGTGATAAGGAAAGTCGGGGGTGTCTTGATCATTGTTTTCGGGCTATATTTGCTTGGGATTTTGAAATTAAGTTTCTTTATGACCGAACGACGCCTGATGCATTTTGAGACGCGTCCCGTCGGCTATCTGGGTTCCTTTCTGATCGGGACCGCATTTGCCGCTGGCTGGACGCCTTGCGTAGGACCGGTGTTAGGGGCCATTCTGGCCTATGCCAGTACGACGGAATCGATGTCCAGCGGGGTGATGCTCCTATCGGCCTATTCGGTAGGGTTGGGGCTTCCGTTTTTTCTCACTGCATTTGGGATGGATACGTTTTTGAGCTACTTCAAAAACCTTCGGTCCTATTTGGGCGGGGTGTCCTTTATTAGCGGCGGGCTGTTAGTGATGGTCGGCATCATGATTTATGCGGATTCTCTGACACTCATCACCAGTTTTCTTGAACGAAACGGTATTGGTTGGTACATCGGCCAATAA
- the galE gene encoding UDP-glucose 4-epimerase GalE, translating into MILVTGGAGYIGSHTCVELLHAGCDVTVFDNFSNSHPESLARVQRITGKSLRRIRGDCRDRAALVGAIRESGATAVIHFAGLKAVGESVQQPLAYYDNNVVGSLRLLEAMGECGLKQLVFSSSATVYGDPQRLPLTEEHPLSATNPYGRTKLMVEEILRDLHRSDPSWRIGILRYFNPVGAHNSGLIGEDPQGIPNNLLPFVAQVAVGRLERLNVWGSDYPTPDGTGVRDYIHVVDLALGHLKALEALARLDVQKECLTVNLGTGKGYSVLEIVREFETASGKPIPYKIAPRRPGDIASCYADPKQALTLLGWRAERGLSEMCADAWRWQRENPQGYAG; encoded by the coding sequence ATGATTTTGGTAACCGGCGGTGCCGGCTATATCGGGTCTCATACGTGCGTTGAGCTCCTTCATGCTGGCTGTGATGTGACGGTCTTTGACAACTTCTCTAATAGCCATCCTGAGTCGTTGGCGCGGGTACAGCGTATCACAGGGAAATCTCTTCGTCGGATACGCGGGGACTGCCGTGATCGCGCCGCACTGGTGGGGGCTATTCGCGAAAGCGGGGCGACCGCAGTCATCCATTTTGCCGGGCTCAAGGCGGTGGGAGAATCGGTTCAGCAACCGTTGGCCTATTATGACAACAATGTGGTCGGGTCCCTGCGCCTGTTGGAGGCCATGGGCGAGTGCGGCCTGAAACAACTAGTGTTTAGCTCTTCTGCCACGGTATATGGCGATCCGCAACGCCTTCCGCTCACTGAGGAACATCCGCTATCTGCGACCAATCCCTATGGTCGAACGAAACTGATGGTGGAGGAGATCTTGCGTGACCTACACCGCAGCGATCCCTCCTGGCGGATCGGCATCTTGCGGTACTTTAATCCTGTTGGGGCGCATAATAGTGGTCTGATTGGTGAAGATCCTCAGGGTATACCGAACAATTTGTTACCCTTTGTGGCGCAGGTTGCAGTGGGACGGCTGGAGCGCCTGAACGTATGGGGTTCAGATTATCCTACTCCCGATGGGACCGGCGTGCGGGATTATATCCATGTCGTAGATTTGGCACTGGGGCATCTTAAAGCATTAGAGGCATTGGCTCGATTGGATGTTCAGAAAGAATGCTTAACGGTAAACCTTGGCACGGGCAAAGGATACAGTGTCTTGGAGATCGTGCGGGAATTTGAAACCGCAAGCGGCAAGCCGATTCCCTACAAGATCGCACCACGCCGCCCCGGTGACATTGCCTCTTGCTATGCTGATCCGAAGCAGGCGCTCACACTTTTGGGTTGGCGAGCTGAACGCGGACTCAGTGAGATGTGCGCGGATGCCTGGCGATGGCAACGGGAGAACCCTCAGGGCTATGCTGGCTGA
- the bamD gene encoding outer membrane protein assembly factor BamD: protein MKFPANFRSLLLPFLTVLIMITGCSSTPKPTEHTETPSKKEVSSTDEQIFVGDSVEMSYDPNVIMKRAESFFDKESYAESIVEYKHFLDLHRNHILAPYAQYKIGISHFKQYRTVDRDPEPLEQSIQSFEKLLQDFPASRYETEAKQTILICHEQLAQRHLMVGHFYLKRGSYLAAAHRFEKIIKEFPELETAGDAMFHLAKTYQNLGIEEWSHEWLLTLVNEHPNNPYHSDGQKLLAMLEKKNPTLLASLPPDPSLNEDNTPNPSVIGQRPNNQLLVRTISHTPESPLLSAATAPKVTPAMLSVPTTSEPQLSKTACTIGTWCDSPSSSATTPPMQVSSSAKSCKTGEWC, encoded by the coding sequence GTGAAATTTCCGGCCAATTTTCGATCTCTTTTGCTCCCCTTCCTCACTGTTCTCATCATGATCACCGGATGCTCCTCAACACCCAAACCGACGGAGCACACCGAGACCCCATCGAAAAAAGAAGTGTCCTCAACAGACGAACAAATCTTCGTAGGTGATTCGGTAGAAATGAGTTACGATCCGAACGTAATCATGAAACGTGCCGAATCTTTTTTTGACAAGGAATCCTATGCGGAATCCATCGTGGAATACAAACATTTTCTTGACCTCCACCGAAACCACATATTAGCCCCTTATGCCCAATACAAAATTGGGATCAGCCATTTCAAACAATACCGGACCGTCGATCGTGACCCAGAGCCCTTGGAGCAATCGATTCAGAGTTTCGAGAAACTTCTTCAAGATTTTCCGGCAAGCCGCTATGAAACGGAAGCGAAGCAAACCATTCTGATTTGCCACGAACAATTAGCACAACGGCACTTGATGGTTGGGCATTTCTATCTCAAACGTGGTTCTTATCTCGCTGCTGCCCATCGATTCGAAAAGATCATCAAGGAGTTTCCTGAATTAGAAACTGCTGGGGATGCCATGTTCCATCTGGCAAAAACTTACCAAAATCTGGGCATCGAAGAATGGTCCCACGAATGGTTACTTACCCTGGTCAACGAACATCCCAACAACCCCTATCACTCAGATGGCCAAAAACTCTTGGCCATGCTAGAAAAAAAGAATCCTACCCTTCTCGCTTCCCTTCCTCCCGATCCCTCGCTGAATGAGGACAACACCCCCAATCCCTCGGTAATAGGACAACGCCCTAACAATCAACTCCTTGTAAGAACAATATCCCATACCCCGGAATCCCCATTGTTATCCGCAGCCACCGCCCCGAAAGTAACGCCGGCCATGCTAAGCGTCCCCACAACTTCGGAGCCGCAGCTCTCCAAGACAGCTTGTACAATTGGCACGTGGTGTGACTCACCATCCTCCTCAGCCACAACACCACCCATGCAGGTCTCGAGTAGCGCGAAATCCTGTAAAACGGGCGAATGGTGTTAA
- a CDS encoding ketoacyl-ACP synthase III has translation MNANLSSRIIGTGSFLPGRQVDNQEVADLLGIEPSYIFRVSGIRFRFWADSQEECSFLAEQATRRALDQADLVPEDLDAILVSSTSPEMIFPSTACLLQARLGIRGIPAFDLSASCSGFLYGLSMADCFIRAGQFRRCLVVASEIKSRSLDVKDLSTTILFGDGAGAAIVERSSNSDMGIVSIRLHADGAYHDLVKIAGGGSRQPLSQSVLESNAHTLRIRGSRVFRIAIKRLGQAVSDHLAHEKWDASQLDQVIFHQANGRMLTKFCENIGVPPERCLSIIEQVGNTSSASLSMALDHANRSQKLKTGDRVMLGAFGGGLTWGTALVRWG, from the coding sequence ATGAATGCCAACCTTTCTTCTCGAATCATCGGAACCGGCTCTTTTCTTCCTGGTCGTCAGGTAGATAATCAAGAGGTGGCCGATCTTTTAGGCATTGAGCCGTCGTATATTTTTCGCGTTTCTGGTATCCGGTTCAGGTTCTGGGCGGATTCGCAGGAGGAATGCTCGTTTTTGGCGGAACAGGCAACGCGAAGGGCATTGGATCAGGCTGATTTGGTCCCGGAAGATCTTGACGCTATTCTGGTTTCTTCCACCTCTCCAGAGATGATTTTTCCTTCCACGGCCTGTTTGCTTCAAGCCCGGCTGGGTATCAGGGGCATCCCGGCATTTGATCTCTCAGCCTCTTGCTCAGGGTTTCTTTATGGCCTTTCCATGGCGGATTGTTTCATTCGGGCCGGACAGTTTCGGCGATGTCTCGTCGTGGCTTCGGAAATCAAATCTCGGTCCCTGGATGTCAAAGATCTGAGTACGACTATTTTATTTGGTGATGGGGCCGGTGCGGCAATTGTCGAGAGATCGTCAAATTCCGACATGGGCATTGTCAGCATTCGACTTCACGCCGACGGGGCATATCATGATCTGGTCAAAATTGCCGGAGGTGGTTCCCGTCAGCCTTTGTCTCAAAGTGTCCTTGAATCCAATGCGCACACCTTGCGAATACGGGGTTCGCGGGTGTTTCGCATCGCAATTAAGCGTTTAGGTCAAGCGGTCAGTGACCATTTGGCGCACGAGAAATGGGATGCGTCGCAGCTCGACCAGGTCATTTTCCATCAAGCGAATGGACGCATGCTGACTAAGTTTTGTGAAAATATCGGAGTCCCTCCTGAGCGATGCCTCTCGATAATTGAGCAAGTCGGAAATACTTCTTCGGCCTCATTGTCAATGGCGTTGGATCATGCGAACCGAAGCCAGAAACTGAAGACGGGGGATCGGGTTATGTTGGGAGCCTTTGGGGGAGGGCTTACCTGGGGGACAGCTTTGGTTCGGTGGGGGTAA
- the ispH gene encoding 4-hydroxy-3-methylbut-2-enyl diphosphate reductase: MKIFLANPRGFCAGVDRAIEIVDLSLKTYGAPIYVRHEIVHSRHVVESLRGKGAIFVEELNEVPDGAIVIFSAHGVAKEVWEESRRRNLKVIDATCPLVIKVHNEVNRDYSNEYELILIGHAGHPEVVGTLGQVPDKFHLVSSVEDVHSLEVENPLHLSYVTQTTLSVDECRDIVAALHGRFPGIKGPHQEDICYATQNRQNAVKELSRFVDVILVIGSPNSSNSNRLRELGERCGIPSYLIDSYQDIQAQWLEGVNAIGIAAGASAPEVLVAQVIKFLKEHGATSVEELTVVEENVEFLLPKELLMAKVPR; the protein is encoded by the coding sequence TTGAAAATCTTCCTGGCCAATCCAAGAGGGTTCTGTGCGGGAGTGGATCGAGCGATTGAAATCGTTGATTTGTCCTTAAAGACTTACGGGGCACCAATTTATGTTCGGCATGAAATCGTCCATAGTCGTCATGTAGTCGAGTCCCTTCGTGGGAAAGGCGCTATTTTTGTGGAAGAATTGAATGAGGTTCCTGATGGCGCCATCGTCATTTTCAGTGCACATGGTGTGGCTAAAGAGGTGTGGGAAGAATCCAGGCGACGAAATTTGAAAGTGATTGATGCCACATGCCCCCTGGTCATCAAGGTCCATAACGAAGTGAACAGGGATTATTCCAACGAGTATGAGCTGATCCTGATTGGTCACGCGGGGCACCCTGAGGTCGTCGGAACTCTCGGGCAAGTGCCTGATAAATTCCATTTAGTTTCCTCTGTTGAGGACGTGCACTCGTTAGAAGTAGAAAATCCTCTTCACCTGTCGTATGTCACCCAAACTACGTTGAGCGTGGATGAGTGTCGGGATATTGTTGCTGCCTTGCATGGACGGTTCCCGGGTATTAAGGGGCCACATCAGGAAGACATCTGTTATGCCACACAAAATCGGCAAAATGCTGTCAAAGAGTTGTCCCGTTTTGTTGATGTCATTCTGGTAATCGGGTCTCCCAATAGCTCCAATTCCAACCGATTAAGAGAATTGGGCGAACGTTGTGGAATCCCTTCATACCTCATTGATTCTTATCAGGATATTCAGGCTCAATGGCTGGAAGGTGTGAACGCAATCGGCATTGCGGCAGGGGCCTCGGCTCCGGAAGTGTTGGTGGCTCAGGTCATTAAGTTTTTGAAAGAGCATGGTGCGACATCAGTAGAGGAGTTGACCGTGGTGGAAGAGAATGTTGAATTTCTTCTTCCAAAAGAATTACTGATGGCCAAAGTCCCGCGATAA